The following proteins are encoded in a genomic region of Variovorax paradoxus:
- a CDS encoding Bug family tripartite tricarboxylate transporter substrate binding protein has protein sequence MTTLRSTRRGALHFLAAGAASLLALPAFAQWPDKPIRIIVTFPPGGSSDILARVMAEQLGKKLGQPVVVDNKPGAGGTIGGALVAAAPADGYTLMLSNTTPIALGPFTLEKQPYDPVQAFTHVAYLGSAPLAIMASKPSGISSYAELDTRARKEGRLDFGSGGPGSIGHIHGELIRSITGANLVHVPYRGGAPMTTDLIANVIPVGIDVITAYVPFFKSGQLVPLAVTGTTRSPLMPEVPTVVELGQPKLVLENFFGLSGPARLPADMVARLNAACNEVLVMPEVQKKLIELGIVGKPESTARFEGFVKEQVGVLRPTVKGAGIKL, from the coding sequence ATGACCACCCTTCGCTCCACGCGCCGCGGCGCTCTCCATTTCCTGGCCGCCGGCGCCGCCTCGCTCCTCGCGCTGCCGGCCTTCGCCCAGTGGCCCGACAAGCCGATCAGGATCATCGTGACCTTTCCGCCGGGCGGCTCGAGCGACATCCTGGCGCGCGTGATGGCCGAGCAGCTTGGCAAGAAGCTGGGCCAGCCGGTGGTGGTGGACAACAAGCCCGGCGCGGGCGGCACCATCGGCGGCGCGCTGGTGGCCGCGGCGCCGGCCGACGGCTACACCTTGATGCTCTCGAACACGACGCCGATCGCGCTCGGGCCCTTCACGCTGGAGAAGCAGCCCTACGACCCGGTGCAGGCCTTCACGCACGTGGCCTACCTGGGCTCGGCGCCCCTGGCGATCATGGCGAGCAAGCCCTCGGGCATCTCGAGCTATGCCGAGCTCGACACGCGGGCGCGCAAGGAAGGGCGGCTGGACTTCGGCTCGGGCGGTCCGGGCTCGATCGGCCATATCCACGGCGAGCTGATCCGCAGCATCACCGGCGCCAACCTGGTGCACGTGCCGTACCGCGGCGGCGCGCCGATGACCACCGATCTGATCGCCAACGTGATCCCCGTCGGCATCGACGTCATCACCGCCTACGTGCCCTTCTTCAAGAGCGGTCAGCTGGTGCCGCTGGCAGTGACCGGCACCACGCGCTCGCCGCTGATGCCCGAGGTGCCGACCGTCGTGGAACTCGGCCAGCCCAAGCTCGTGCTCGAGAACTTCTTCGGGCTCAGCGGGCCGGCCAGGCTGCCTGCCGACATGGTCGCCAGGCTCAACGCCGCCTGCAACGAGGTGCTGGTGATGCCCGAGGTGCAGAAGAAGCTGATCGAACTCGGCATCGTCGGCAAGCCGGAAAGCACGGCCCGCTTCGAGGGCTTCGTGAAGGAGCAGGTGGGGGTGCTCAGGCCGACCGTGAAAGGCGCGGGCATCAAGCTTTGA
- a CDS encoding CoA transferase, whose product MPTATASSFQPLAGVRVLSLALNLPGPAALLRCREMGATCVKLEPPGGDPMALYNEEAYAALHEGVSIRCADLKTEAGQQQLHAELAQADVLLTSFRPSALVKLKLEWAMLQARHPSLSQVAIVGAPGAGAEEPGHDLTYVAASGLVTGTELPPTLYADMGGALLASEAVLQATLHARSAAKANGIYLEVALNASADWLALPRTWGLTKPTGAVGGAHAGYRVYRCADGRVAIAALEPHFATRLCEAAGLAARDMMSPATRDALAAWLRARTRAELEAIASERDLPLLTLAD is encoded by the coding sequence ATGCCCACTGCCACCGCTTCCTCTTTTCAGCCGCTTGCCGGCGTCCGAGTGCTGAGCCTTGCGCTCAACCTGCCGGGGCCCGCGGCCCTGTTGCGCTGCCGCGAAATGGGCGCCACCTGCGTGAAGCTCGAACCGCCGGGCGGCGACCCGATGGCGCTCTACAACGAGGAAGCCTATGCCGCGCTGCACGAAGGCGTCTCCATCCGGTGCGCCGACCTCAAGACCGAGGCCGGCCAGCAACAGCTGCATGCCGAGCTGGCGCAGGCGGACGTGCTGTTGACCTCTTTCCGGCCGTCTGCGCTCGTCAAGCTCAAGCTCGAATGGGCGATGCTCCAGGCGCGCCATCCGTCGCTGTCGCAGGTCGCGATCGTCGGCGCACCCGGTGCCGGTGCCGAGGAGCCGGGCCACGACCTGACCTATGTTGCGGCAAGCGGCCTCGTCACCGGTACCGAACTGCCGCCCACCCTCTACGCCGACATGGGCGGCGCCCTGCTCGCGAGCGAAGCGGTGCTGCAGGCCACCTTGCACGCGCGGTCCGCGGCCAAGGCGAACGGCATCTATCTCGAAGTGGCGCTCAATGCCTCGGCCGACTGGCTCGCGCTGCCGCGCACCTGGGGCCTCACGAAGCCCACGGGCGCGGTCGGCGGCGCCCATGCGGGCTACCGCGTCTACCGCTGCGCCGACGGCCGCGTGGCGATCGCGGCGCTGGAGCCGCATTTCGCCACGCGCCTGTGCGAAGCGGCCGGCCTCGCAGCGCGCGACATGATGTCGCCCGCCACCCGCGATGCGCTGGCGGCCTGGCTGCGCGCGCGCACGCGCGCCGAACTGGAGGCGATCGCCAGCGAGCGCGACCTGCCGCTGCTCACGCTCGCCGATTGA
- a CDS encoding SDR family oxidoreductase, protein MFEPSLMSGQRILVTGGGTGLGRAMAERFLGLGADIAICGRRQSVCEDTAAEWRQQFPGRRIDAFGVDIRNAQNVDDMVESLFQSGGLTGLVNNAAGNFVAPTESLSPRAFDAIANIVFHGSFYVTQAIGKRWVAQAKAGEWKQGDAFRSVMSIIVTWVDNGSPYVVPSAMSKAGIEVMTKSLAVEWARHGIRLNAVGPGEIPTEGMSKRLNPGEEPGARSKKTNPMARTGRMSELQNLAAFLMAPGQCDWLTGQSIMMDGGNALATGGNFYELRQWSDDDWQAARERIEAQNQKDKAQR, encoded by the coding sequence ATGTTCGAACCTTCTCTCATGAGCGGCCAGCGCATTCTGGTGACCGGCGGCGGCACCGGCCTGGGCCGCGCCATGGCCGAGCGTTTTCTAGGGTTGGGCGCCGATATCGCCATCTGCGGCCGGCGCCAATCGGTCTGCGAAGACACGGCGGCCGAGTGGCGGCAGCAGTTCCCCGGGCGCCGCATCGATGCCTTCGGCGTCGACATCCGCAATGCGCAGAACGTCGACGACATGGTCGAGAGCCTGTTCCAGAGCGGCGGCCTCACGGGGCTCGTGAACAACGCCGCGGGCAACTTCGTGGCGCCGACCGAGAGCCTGTCGCCCCGCGCCTTCGATGCCATTGCGAACATCGTCTTTCACGGCAGCTTCTACGTGACCCAGGCCATCGGCAAGCGCTGGGTGGCGCAGGCCAAGGCTGGTGAATGGAAGCAGGGCGATGCGTTCCGCAGCGTGATGAGCATCATCGTGACCTGGGTCGACAACGGCAGCCCCTACGTCGTGCCTTCGGCCATGAGCAAGGCCGGCATCGAGGTCATGACCAAGTCGCTGGCCGTGGAGTGGGCGCGCCACGGCATTCGCCTGAACGCCGTCGGCCCGGGCGAGATTCCGACCGAAGGAATGAGCAAGCGCCTGAACCCCGGCGAAGAGCCCGGCGCGCGCAGCAAGAAGACCAACCCGATGGCGCGCACCGGCCGCATGAGCGAGCTGCAGAACCTGGCGGCCTTTCTCATGGCGCCGGGCCAATGCGACTGGCTCACCGGGCAGAGCATCATGATGGACGGCGGCAACGCGCTCGCCACGGGCGGCAACTTCTACGAACTGCGCCAGTGGAGCGACGACGACTGGCAGGCCGCGCGCGAACGCATCGAGGCGCAGAACCAGAAGGACAAGGCGCAGCGCTGA
- a CDS encoding glutathione S-transferase, translating to MQLVGMLDSPYVRRAAISLRLLGLPFEHRSISVFSTFEQFREINPVVKAPTLVCDDGTLLMDSTLIIDHAETLAGRSLMPSGRPERQQALRVLGLALAACEKTVQIVYERNLRPPEKQHAPWIDRVRGQLAAAYAGLEAETRKVPAVAGEATLGQSGLTSAVAWSFTQLMLPDLVAPADYPCLAAFAAEAERLPAFKALPQV from the coding sequence ATGCAACTCGTAGGCATGCTCGATTCGCCCTATGTACGCCGCGCGGCCATTTCGCTGCGCCTGCTGGGGCTGCCGTTCGAACACCGGTCGATCTCGGTTTTCAGCACTTTCGAACAGTTCCGGGAGATCAATCCCGTGGTCAAGGCGCCCACTCTGGTGTGCGACGACGGCACGCTGCTGATGGACTCCACCCTGATCATCGACCACGCGGAAACCCTGGCGGGCCGCAGCCTCATGCCGTCCGGCCGCCCCGAGCGGCAGCAGGCGCTGCGGGTGCTGGGGCTTGCGCTCGCCGCCTGCGAGAAGACGGTGCAGATCGTCTATGAGCGCAACTTGCGTCCGCCTGAAAAGCAGCACGCGCCGTGGATCGACAGGGTGCGGGGCCAGCTGGCCGCCGCCTATGCCGGGCTCGAGGCCGAGACACGGAAAGTGCCCGCGGTGGCGGGCGAAGCCACGCTGGGGCAGTCCGGGCTGACGAGCGCCGTGGCGTGGAGCTTCACGCAGCTGATGCTTCCCGACCTCGTCGCGCCGGCCGACTACCCGTGCCTTGCAGCCTTCGCCGCCGAGGCGGAAAGGCTGCCGGCGTTCAAGGCGCTTCCGCAGGTCTGA
- a CDS encoding DUF488 domain-containing protein, with protein sequence MSIRIVRLGTPRASGEGLRIGTVRRPPRGVPKTEFAAQDWYDVWYPNLAPSAETMKLGQEAETPAQWNAFVRKYKAEMAEADASRSLDLLAALSHTAAFSVGCYCEEESRCHRSLLRSLLAERGADIEA encoded by the coding sequence ATGAGCATTCGCATCGTTCGCCTCGGCACACCGCGCGCCAGCGGCGAGGGCCTGCGCATCGGCACCGTGCGCCGCCCGCCGCGCGGCGTGCCGAAGACCGAGTTCGCCGCGCAGGACTGGTACGACGTGTGGTACCCGAATCTCGCCCCTTCGGCCGAGACCATGAAGCTGGGCCAGGAAGCCGAAACGCCCGCGCAGTGGAACGCCTTCGTGCGCAAGTACAAGGCCGAGATGGCCGAGGCCGATGCGAGCCGCAGCCTCGACTTGCTCGCAGCCCTGTCGCACACCGCGGCGTTTTCCGTGGGCTGCTATTGCGAGGAAGAATCGCGCTGCCATCGCTCGCTGCTGCGCAGCCTGCTGGCCGAGCGTGGCGCCGATATCGAGGCCTGA
- a CDS encoding PhoX family protein has protein sequence MPLDRRIFLQSGAAAVVALLHRSGASAPSSQDGPAVLGFTAVPASLRDAVVVPPEYEWQLLYPWGTPTGIEGRPMSAYAPDGSHSAADQALQAGMHHDGMHFFPLPAEDRALLVVNHEYTDEQLLHADGIAEWTAEKVRKSLHAMGVSVIEIERSRDGWRQVRPSPYARRVHGNTPMRIAGPAAGTPLMRTAGNPSGDEVFGTFANCAMGVTPWGTYLTCEENFHGYFGGPKEAAKDMTPAQRRYGAVPGSQWVEYWRFEERFDLSRHPNEAHRFGWVVEIDPFDPTAKPVKRTALGRKRQESATCTLAKDGRVVVYMGDDARFEYIYKFVSHGKVSAAGGGAANSRLLDEGRLYVARFDADGRGRWLELVHGRSGLDAASGFADQAEVLIHARLAGDVVGGTRMDRPEWIAVHPQTGEVYVTLTNNSQRGDPGKPAPDAANPRADNLFGGILRWREDGGDAGSTGFAWDHFALAGDASQANSGARYPSGDADIFGRPDGLHFDGGGLLWIQTDMSGQLIGTPPYASLGNNQMLCADPAMGRIKRFLTAPSGSEVTGCVVTPDRRTLFVNIQHPGESRDDGNGAPTSAWPDGTVPGSARPRSATLAIRRRDGGIVGT, from the coding sequence ATGCCCCTGGATCGCCGGATCTTTCTGCAATCGGGCGCCGCCGCCGTGGTGGCGCTGCTGCACCGAAGTGGCGCCAGCGCGCCCTCCAGCCAGGACGGCCCGGCCGTACTCGGCTTCACCGCCGTGCCGGCTTCGCTGCGAGACGCCGTGGTGGTGCCGCCGGAATACGAGTGGCAGCTGCTCTATCCGTGGGGGACGCCCACCGGCATCGAGGGCCGCCCGATGTCGGCTTACGCGCCCGATGGCTCCCACAGCGCAGCCGACCAGGCATTGCAGGCCGGCATGCACCACGACGGCATGCACTTCTTTCCGCTGCCGGCGGAAGATCGCGCCCTGCTCGTGGTGAACCACGAGTACACCGACGAGCAGTTGCTCCATGCCGACGGCATCGCGGAATGGACCGCCGAGAAGGTGCGCAAGTCGCTGCATGCGATGGGCGTTTCGGTCATCGAGATCGAGCGCAGCCGCGACGGCTGGCGCCAAGTGCGCCCCTCGCCCTATGCCCGGCGCGTGCACGGCAACACGCCCATGCGCATTGCGGGCCCTGCCGCGGGTACGCCGCTGATGCGCACCGCGGGCAACCCGTCCGGCGACGAGGTGTTCGGCACCTTTGCCAACTGCGCGATGGGCGTGACGCCATGGGGCACCTACCTGACCTGCGAAGAAAACTTTCATGGCTACTTCGGCGGCCCGAAGGAGGCCGCCAAAGACATGACGCCCGCGCAGCGGCGATACGGTGCGGTGCCGGGATCGCAATGGGTGGAGTACTGGCGCTTCGAAGAACGCTTCGACCTGAGCCGGCATCCGAACGAAGCCCATCGCTTCGGCTGGGTGGTGGAAATCGATCCCTTCGACCCCACGGCCAAGCCCGTCAAGCGCACGGCGCTCGGCCGCAAGCGCCAGGAGAGTGCGACCTGCACGCTCGCCAAGGACGGACGCGTCGTGGTCTACATGGGCGACGACGCACGGTTCGAATACATCTACAAGTTCGTCAGCCACGGAAAGGTTTCGGCGGCCGGCGGCGGTGCGGCCAACAGCCGGCTGCTCGACGAAGGCAGGCTCTACGTCGCCCGCTTCGATGCCGACGGACGTGGCCGATGGCTTGAACTCGTCCACGGGCGCAGCGGCCTCGATGCGGCCAGCGGCTTCGCCGACCAGGCGGAGGTGCTGATCCACGCACGGCTCGCGGGCGACGTGGTGGGCGGCACCCGAATGGACCGCCCCGAGTGGATTGCCGTGCACCCGCAAACCGGCGAGGTGTATGTCACGCTCACCAACAACAGCCAGCGCGGCGATCCGGGCAAGCCCGCACCGGACGCCGCCAACCCGCGGGCCGACAACCTGTTCGGCGGCATCCTGCGGTGGCGCGAGGACGGCGGCGACGCGGGCAGCACGGGCTTTGCCTGGGACCATTTCGCGCTCGCCGGCGATGCCTCTCAAGCGAACAGCGGCGCACGCTATCCGTCTGGCGATGCCGACATCTTCGGCAGGCCCGACGGGCTGCACTTCGACGGCGGCGGCCTGCTCTGGATCCAGACCGACATGAGCGGTCAGCTGATCGGCACGCCGCCCTATGCCTCGCTGGGCAACAACCAGATGCTGTGCGCCGACCCGGCGATGGGCCGCATCAAGCGCTTCCTGACGGCGCCGAGCGGCAGCGAAGTCACGGGCTGCGTCGTGACGCCCGACCGGCGCACGCTGTTCGTCAACATCCAACATCCGGGCGAGTCGCGCGACGACGGCAACGGCGCACCGACGAGCGCCTGGCCCGACGGCACGGTGCCGGGCAGCGCCCGCCCGCGCTCGGCCACGCTGGCGATACGGCGGCGCGACGGCGGTATCGTCGGCACCTGA
- a CDS encoding crotonase/enoyl-CoA hydratase family protein, with protein sequence MADRIEWTRHPDGVVELQLARADKMNALDPAMFDALIEAGEALRGDAAVRAVVISGQGKAFCAGLDMASFERMGQGAASAVLGAAAGGTDLSVRTHGISNAAQYVAMVWREVPVPVIAAVHGVAFGGGLQVALGADIRIVAPDTRMSVMEIKWGLVPDMGGMVLMRELARSDVVRELTFTGRIFTGEEALQLGFATRLAADPLAEALQMARDIAGKSPDAIRAGKRLLNASLSSSAADLLVAESVEQQALIGGAHQLEAVQANIGRRPPRFSTPA encoded by the coding sequence ATGGCCGATCGGATCGAATGGACCCGCCACCCCGACGGCGTGGTCGAACTGCAGCTTGCACGCGCCGACAAGATGAACGCGCTCGATCCCGCGATGTTCGACGCGCTGATCGAAGCGGGCGAGGCCTTGCGCGGCGACGCCGCCGTACGCGCCGTGGTGATCTCGGGCCAGGGCAAGGCGTTTTGCGCCGGCCTCGACATGGCCTCCTTCGAACGCATGGGGCAGGGCGCCGCGAGCGCCGTGCTGGGCGCGGCGGCCGGCGGTACCGATCTCTCCGTCCGGACCCACGGCATTTCGAACGCCGCCCAGTACGTCGCGATGGTCTGGCGCGAGGTGCCGGTGCCGGTCATCGCGGCCGTGCACGGCGTGGCTTTCGGCGGCGGCCTGCAGGTGGCGCTGGGTGCCGATATCCGCATCGTGGCGCCCGACACCCGGATGTCGGTCATGGAGATCAAGTGGGGCCTGGTGCCCGACATGGGCGGCATGGTGCTGATGCGCGAGCTCGCCCGCAGCGACGTGGTGCGCGAGCTCACCTTCACGGGGCGCATCTTCACTGGCGAGGAAGCGCTGCAACTCGGCTTTGCCACAAGGCTGGCGGCCGACCCGCTGGCCGAGGCCCTGCAGATGGCGCGCGACATCGCGGGCAAGAGTCCCGACGCCATCCGCGCGGGAAAGCGGCTGCTCAATGCCTCGCTCTCGAGCAGCGCGGCCGATTTGCTGGTTGCCGAATCGGTCGAGCAGCAGGCGTTGATCGGGGGAGCGCACCAGCTCGAAGCCGTGCAGGCCAACATCGGGCGGCGCCCACCGCGTTTCAGCACCCCAGCTTGA
- a CDS encoding DSD1 family PLP-dependent enzyme produces MLLDTQVNTPLIGIAGGRQSLDTPALLIDLGALMRNIERMAAFAKARGVGLRPHVKTHKSVEIARRQVAAGAIGVSCVTLGEAEVMVKAGIPDVLITSPAVTPSKIARVVKLARLAGPGGMMVVVDDPRNAADLAAATLGLPHPLEVLVDYGAGYNRTGAANEAQVLELARLIAAEPRLKLRGLQAYAGNLQHIADREQRSAAAAALRETVARIVAEAKRSGIHFDIVTGAGTGTHDLDAQRDAFTELQAGSYVFMDAEYAQVLGQPGQPSPFEVSLFVQTAVVSTRAAEWVTVDGGTKCFATDSGVPLVARGADPSSRYAFFGDEHGKLLFAGSRPALGERVEFVTPHCDPTVNLHDAYHVVDGDTLVAIWPVDARGRH; encoded by the coding sequence ATGCTCCTCGATACGCAAGTCAATACGCCGCTGATCGGCATTGCAGGCGGGCGTCAATCGCTCGATACGCCCGCGCTCCTGATCGACCTGGGCGCCCTGATGCGCAACATCGAGCGCATGGCCGCCTTTGCCAAGGCGCGCGGCGTCGGCCTCAGGCCTCATGTGAAGACCCACAAGTCGGTGGAGATCGCGCGGCGCCAGGTGGCCGCGGGGGCCATCGGCGTGAGCTGCGTCACGCTGGGCGAGGCGGAGGTGATGGTCAAGGCCGGCATTCCGGATGTGCTGATCACCTCGCCCGCCGTGACGCCGAGCAAGATCGCACGGGTGGTCAAACTCGCCAGGCTCGCGGGGCCCGGCGGCATGATGGTGGTGGTGGACGACCCACGCAACGCAGCGGATCTTGCCGCCGCCACGCTCGGCCTGCCGCATCCGCTCGAGGTGCTGGTCGACTACGGCGCGGGCTACAACCGCACCGGCGCTGCCAACGAAGCACAGGTGCTCGAGCTGGCGCGCCTCATCGCCGCCGAACCCCGCTTGAAACTGCGCGGCCTGCAGGCGTATGCCGGCAACCTGCAGCACATTGCCGACCGGGAGCAGCGCAGTGCCGCGGCCGCAGCCTTGCGCGAAACCGTCGCCCGCATCGTCGCCGAAGCCAAGCGCAGCGGCATTCATTTCGATATCGTCACGGGGGCGGGCACCGGCACCCACGATCTCGATGCGCAGCGCGATGCGTTCACCGAACTGCAGGCGGGCTCCTACGTCTTCATGGACGCGGAATACGCGCAAGTGCTCGGACAACCGGGGCAGCCTTCGCCTTTCGAAGTGTCATTGTTCGTGCAGACGGCGGTGGTGAGCACCCGAGCGGCGGAGTGGGTCACGGTCGACGGCGGCACCAAGTGCTTCGCCACGGACAGCGGCGTGCCGCTGGTGGCGCGCGGCGCCGATCCGTCGAGCCGCTACGCGTTCTTTGGCGACGAGCACGGCAAGCTGCTGTTCGCCGGCTCACGGCCCGCGCTGGGCGAACGTGTGGAGTTCGTCACGCCGCATTGCGACCCGACCGTCAACCTGCACGACGCGTACCACGTGGTCGACGGCGACACGCTGGTGGCCATCTGGCCGGTGGACGCGCGCGGCAGGCACTGA
- a CDS encoding pyridoxal phosphate-dependent aminotransferase, translating to MSAQQPPMKQQHMARFPNNEIISLVGKAPRFDLAESVGPSVRLAELIDTAFGDGADFALDYGTAAGNPELRREIAADNGVDADDVVVTVGGMHALFLIAFMLCQAGDEAIVAEPVFPLARNALTAVGATTRALPLRFDTGYRVDLGALRKLLSPKTKVVSLASPQNPSGVAIPAQTLREIVAMLAEHAPEAWLVIDETYREAAFGDDTSAPSSASLGPRVISVASLSKSHGSAGLRIGWAITRDTALRQALVTAKFSTVISCSPVDEALALAVLRQRDRIIGERRELLAQNLQVVENWVLRHPAHIEWVRPDAGALCCVRLKHEVFDAAAVERFYATLARYSTRVAPGPWFGDEPLVFRLGFGLPTLTQLAIALECVSVALTEAAPGVA from the coding sequence ATGTCAGCTCAACAACCACCGATGAAGCAGCAGCACATGGCACGGTTTCCGAACAACGAAATCATCTCCCTGGTCGGCAAAGCGCCCCGCTTCGACCTTGCCGAAAGCGTGGGGCCGAGCGTGCGGCTGGCTGAGTTGATCGACACGGCTTTCGGCGACGGCGCCGACTTTGCGCTGGACTACGGCACGGCCGCGGGCAACCCGGAGCTCCGCCGGGAAATCGCGGCTGACAACGGCGTCGATGCCGACGACGTGGTGGTCACTGTCGGCGGCATGCACGCTCTTTTTCTCATCGCTTTCATGCTGTGCCAGGCAGGCGACGAAGCCATCGTGGCCGAACCGGTGTTTCCGCTCGCGCGCAACGCGCTGACCGCCGTCGGCGCCACCACGCGCGCGCTGCCCTTGCGCTTCGACACGGGCTACCGCGTCGACCTGGGCGCGCTGCGAAAACTGCTGTCGCCGAAAACGAAGGTGGTGAGCCTGGCCTCGCCGCAGAACCCTTCGGGCGTTGCGATTCCCGCGCAAACCTTGCGCGAGATCGTGGCGATGCTGGCCGAACACGCACCCGAAGCCTGGCTGGTGATCGACGAAACCTACCGCGAGGCCGCGTTCGGCGACGACACCTCGGCGCCGAGCTCCGCGAGCCTCGGCCCCAGGGTCATCTCGGTGGCGTCGCTCTCCAAGAGCCATGGCTCGGCGGGCCTGCGCATCGGCTGGGCCATCACGCGCGACACCGCGCTGCGCCAGGCGCTGGTCACGGCCAAGTTCAGCACCGTGATCTCGTGCTCGCCGGTGGACGAAGCGCTGGCGCTGGCCGTGCTGAGGCAGCGCGACCGGATCATCGGCGAGAGGCGCGAGCTCCTCGCGCAAAACCTGCAGGTCGTCGAAAACTGGGTGTTGCGCCATCCCGCCCACATCGAGTGGGTGCGCCCGGACGCCGGGGCGTTGTGCTGCGTGCGGCTGAAGCACGAGGTCTTCGACGCAGCGGCCGTCGAACGCTTCTACGCGACGCTGGCACGGTACAGCACGCGCGTGGCGCCCGGACCGTGGTTCGGCGACGAGCCGCTGGTGTTTCGGCTGGGCTTTGGCTTGCCCACGCTCACGCAACTGGCCATTGCGCTGGAGTGCGTGTCGGTCGCACTGACGGAAGCGGCGCCAGGCGTCGCCTGA
- a CDS encoding aminotransferase-like domain-containing protein, whose translation MSQPSRFRYEEVADFVAGLAGRGALQPGTRAPSLREISTQQRTSLSTAVQAYRLLEDRGVLEVRPQSGYYVAKAPPALPVPTTARHSIRPAKVELSGLMLNLLEHASDEAFVPLGCAIPNQRLLSSSKLDLVLSRTARVKGRQCNTYSPPRGEMSLRLEIARRALRFGQALSPDDIAITCGCTEALALALDAVTEPGDTVAIESPTYFGLLQVLRAKKLKVVELPTDAVTGVDVDALGHAVASGRVRACVLASSFSNPLGCTMPEENKRAVLRLLAKHGVPLIEDDVYGDIHFREERPLPFSALDTHDNVIYCGSFSKTLAPGYRIGWIVTRRHMARVLETKFATSLATPVLTQLALATFLSNGDYDRHLRRIRREFADTLGRMTRVIEQEFPPGTKVSRPKGNFVLWVELPEPADTQLLFAEALEKGICFAPGVVFSASGKYANCLRLSGGHGWDARIEKGLRTLGAMACKAFAGRSPKP comes from the coding sequence GTGTCGCAGCCCTCCCGATTCCGCTATGAAGAAGTTGCCGATTTCGTCGCCGGCCTGGCCGGCCGCGGCGCGCTGCAGCCCGGAACCCGGGCGCCGTCGCTGCGCGAGATCAGCACGCAGCAGCGCACCAGCCTCAGCACCGCCGTGCAGGCCTACCGCCTGCTCGAAGACCGCGGCGTTCTCGAGGTGCGGCCGCAGTCGGGCTATTACGTGGCCAAGGCGCCGCCCGCACTGCCCGTGCCTACTACCGCGCGGCATTCGATCCGGCCCGCCAAGGTGGAGCTGTCGGGACTCATGCTGAACCTGCTGGAGCACGCCTCGGACGAAGCTTTCGTGCCGCTCGGCTGCGCCATTCCCAATCAGCGCCTGCTGTCGTCGTCCAAGCTCGATCTCGTTCTTTCGCGCACGGCGCGCGTGAAGGGCAGGCAATGCAACACCTACTCGCCGCCACGCGGCGAGATGTCGCTGCGGCTGGAGATCGCGCGGCGCGCGCTGCGGTTCGGGCAGGCGCTGTCGCCGGACGACATTGCCATTACCTGCGGCTGCACCGAAGCGCTGGCGCTGGCGCTCGATGCTGTCACGGAGCCCGGCGACACGGTGGCGATCGAGTCGCCGACCTACTTCGGGCTGCTGCAGGTGCTGCGCGCGAAGAAGCTCAAGGTGGTCGAGCTGCCGACCGATGCTGTCACCGGCGTGGACGTCGACGCGCTCGGCCATGCCGTGGCCTCGGGCAGGGTGCGCGCCTGCGTGCTGGCGTCGAGCTTCAGCAATCCGCTCGGCTGCACCATGCCTGAGGAAAACAAGCGCGCCGTCTTGCGGCTGCTTGCGAAGCACGGCGTGCCGCTGATCGAGGACGACGTCTACGGCGACATCCATTTCCGCGAGGAGCGGCCGTTGCCTTTCAGCGCGCTCGACACGCACGACAACGTCATCTACTGTGGCTCGTTCTCCAAGACGCTCGCGCCCGGCTACCGCATCGGCTGGATCGTGACGAGGCGCCACATGGCGAGGGTGCTCGAAACCAAGTTCGCCACGAGTCTTGCCACACCGGTGTTGACCCAACTGGCGCTTGCCACCTTCCTCTCGAACGGCGACTACGACCGCCACCTGCGCCGCATTCGCCGCGAGTTTGCCGACACGCTGGGCCGCATGACGCGGGTGATCGAGCAAGAGTTTCCACCGGGCACGAAGGTGTCGCGGCCCAAAGGAAACTTCGTGCTGTGGGTCGAGCTGCCCGAGCCGGCCGACACGCAACTGCTGTTCGCAGAGGCGCTGGAGAAGGGCATCTGCTTCGCACCCGGGGTCGTGTTCTCGGCCAGCGGCAAGTACGCGAACTGCCTTCGCCTGAGTGGTGGCCACGGCTGGGACGCGCGCATCGAGAAGGGCCTGCGCACGCTCGGCGCCATGGCCTGCAAGGCGTTCGCGGGCCGGAGCCCCAAGCCATGA